From one Lotus japonicus ecotype B-129 chromosome 3, LjGifu_v1.2 genomic stretch:
- the LOC130744098 gene encoding uncharacterized protein LOC130744098, protein MKREKRRFGDKAKKDEESNNENEEQAIHGFAKDTASVQNGIAALGSLSIDAIAKAKQVLQIREKLKNIPHLNKTSTPYSQGITPLGSKNKSSAPSLCVEKSSSLEIQRSRVNSE, encoded by the exons ATGAAGAGGGAAAAGAGGAGGTTTGGAGATAAAGCGAAGAAGGATGAAGAAAGTAACAACGAAAATGAAGAACAAGCAATTCATGGCTTCGCCAAAGACACTGCTTCAGTACAAAAC GGCATTGCTGCATTGGGATCACTCTCTATTGATGCCATAGCAAAGGCTAAGCAGGTTTTACAAATTCGTGAGAAGCTGAAGAATATTCCACAT TTGAATAAAACTTCTACCCCATATTCTCAAGGAATCACTCCTTTGGGTTCAAAGAATAAATCATCTGCACCCTCTCTCTGTGTTGAAAAGTCATCAAGTCTTGAAATCCAAAGGAGCAGAGTAAATTCAGAATAA